A single Microcebus murinus isolate Inina unplaced genomic scaffold, M.murinus_Inina_mat1.0 scaf041_hap2_Mmur4.0, whole genome shotgun sequence DNA region contains:
- the LOC142868745 gene encoding LOW QUALITY PROTEIN: trophinin-like (The sequence of the model RefSeq protein was modified relative to this genomic sequence to represent the inferred CDS: inserted 4 bases in 4 codons; substituted 2 bases at 2 genomic stop codons): MDKRNDYSYRMPSFQGPLPPPGSLGLPFPPDVQTETTEEDSVLLMHTLLAGTRDPLAMDSSVANRPKKSKTKKAPIKTITKAAPAAPPVPTANEIATNMPRITLQVLNLPIITQISKVSAITEAASIQTSSIIAXPKKAKSMKRVTAKAAQGSQSPTGSQSATTQLKSPLQVLNLPVISRTIQAPIASESANSKVLIASTKPKKASKAKKVANKGIASATVISLAPVATYTATTQGQIISEIVNIQATEASIRTKKACKAKKTTAKATNTDIEHIEAXNVTRQNEASAAAIQPKKSKGKKAANKGPNFASEIFKTPPATQMVTNQALAANLWVKTGSRAWKTATKAQSTESLTQITDQGPKAKMATAYANVSALVTQVAAAVQALADDYLAHLSLKPTTRTQGKRNRKSRHLNGDERSGSNYRRISWGRRPPPPRDVAILQERANKLVKYLLVKDXKIPIKRSDVLKDVIQECEEYYPEIIEXASYALEKMFRVNLKEIDKQSSLYILISNQESSTGILGTTKESPKLGLLMVLLSIIFMNGNRSSGAVIWEVLRKLGLRPGVKHSLFGEVRKLITDEFVKQKYLEYKRVPNSRPPEYEFFWGLRSYHETSKMKVLKFACKVQKKDPKDWASQYREAVEMEVQAAAVAVAVAEAEARAEARAQMGIGEEAVARPWNWDDMDIDCLTREELGDDAQAWSRFSFEIEGRAQENVDSSTNVNFSRGASTRARFSDGASISLSGAPSPNGAFGSGAGITFSGVPSTSTSFSSAASISFGGTPTTSASFSSAASISFGGTASTSPSFSSTACISFGGAPTTSSSFSSQAGISFGGTPCTSASFSDGTSSSFSGPLNTSATFSGGAGSGFGGTLSATAGFSGALSTSTSFGSVPTTGTVFSGTLSTSTGLGGTLSTSVCFGGSPSSGASFGGTFSTSICFGGSPNTXTGFGGTLSTSVSLCGSPNTSANFGGTLSTSVCFGGSPSTSTDFGGVLNTSAGFGGGLNTSAGFGSAVFTSTDFGSTLSTSVCFGDSPSTSAXLGSTLNTSASFGGAVSTSAGFSVAPSTNPGFGSAFRTSAGFSGALSTTTDFGGTPSNNMGFGGAPSTSISFGDAPSTNVSFGGAHSFGGAHSTSFCFGGAPSTSLCFGSASNTNLCFDGPPSTSACFSGATSASLGDGPSTSAGFNFGSALSTSAGFGGGLSTSTGFGGGVGTSSGFGGGLGTSAGFSGGLVTSDGFGSGPNAGFNRGLSTIVGFGSDSNTSNGFTGEPSTSAGFSSGPSSIVGISGGPSAGAGFCSGPSTSGFGSGLNTGAGFSSGPSTGAGFGGGATSLRACGFSYG, from the exons atGGATAAGAGAAATGACTACAGTTATAGGATGCCTTCATTCCAG ggccctctgcctccccctgggAGCCTGGGCCTTCCCTTTCCCCCAGATGTGCAGACTGAGACCACGGAAGAGGACAGTGTCTTGCTGATGCACACCCTGTTGGCGGGAACCAGGGACCCTCTGGCCATGGACTCATCAGTTGCCAACCGGCCTAAGAAAAGCAAGACCAAGAAAGCCCCTATAAAGACTATTACTAAGGCTGCACCTGCTGCCCCTCCAGTCCCAACTGCCAATGAAATTGCCACCAACATGCCCAGAATAACTCTGCAGGTTTTAAACTTGCCAATCATCACCCAGATTAGCAAGGTTTCAGCTATCACTGAGGCAGCCAGTATTCAGACTTCTTCAATCATTGCTTAACCTAAGAAAGCCAAGAGTATGAAGAGAGTTACTGCCAAGGCAGCCCAAGGCTCTCAGTCCCCAACTGGCAGTCAGAGTGCCACTACACAGCTCAAGTCACCCTTGCAGGTCCTAAACCTACCAGTCATCTCACGGACTATCCAGGCTCCAATTGCCAGTGAGTCAGCCAATTCCAAGGTTTTGATAGCCTCCACCAAGCCTAAGAAAGCTTCTAAGGCTAAGAAGGTTGCAAACAAAGGCATAGCTAGTGCCACTGTGATCTCACTGGCTCCAGTTGCCACCTATACAGCTACTACTCAAGGCCAAATTATCAGTGAGATAGTCAATATCCAGGCCACAGAAGCCTCCATCAGAACCAAGAAAGCCTGTAAAGCCAAGAAGACAACGGCTAAGGCCACAAATACTGACATTGAGCATATAGAGG CCAATGTCACCAGACAGAATGAAGCCTCAGCAGCAGCTATCCAGCCAAAAAAATCCAAGGGCAAGAAGGCTGCCAATAAGGGCCCAAATTTTGCCTCTGAAATCTTTAAGACCCCACCTGCCACTCAAATGGTCACAAACCAAGCACTGGCAGCCAACCTTTGGGTCAAGACAGGGTCTAGGGCTTGGAAGACTGCCACTAAGGCTCAGTCAACTGAAAGCCTGACTCAAATTACTGACCAAGGGCCAAAGGCCAAGATGGCCACAGCTTATGCCAACGTAAGTGCCCTTGTGACTCAGGTTGCTGCTGCTGTCCAGGCCCTGGCAGATGACTATCTGGCTCACTTGAGTCTGAAGCCCACAACCAGGACTCAGGGCAAGAGGAACCGAAAG TCCAGGCATCTGAATGGGGATGAGAGAAGTGGCAGTAATTACAGGCGAATCTCATGGGGCCGGAGGCCTCCACCACCCCGTGATGTGGCCATTTTGCAAGAAAGG GCAAATAAGTTGGTGAAATACCTGTTGGTTAAGG CAAAGATCCCCATCAAGCGCTCAG ATGTGCTGAAGGATGTCATCCAAGAATGTGAGGAATATTACCCAGAGATCATTGAATGAGCAAGCTATGCTCTGGAGAAG ATGTTTCGAGTCAATCTGAAGGAAATTGATAAGCAAAGTAGCTTGTATATTCTCATCAGCAATCAGGAATCCTCCACAGGCATACTGGGAAC GACTAAGGAGTCACCCAAGCTGGGTCTACTCATGGTGCTTCTTAGCATCATCTTCATGAATGGAAATAGATCCAGTGGGG CTGTCATCTGGGAAGTGCTACGCAAGTTGGGGCTGCGCCCTGG GGTGAAGCATTCACTGTTTGGGGAAGTAAGGAAGCTCATCACAGACGAGTTTGTCAAGCAGAA GTACCTGGAGTACAAGAGGGTCCCCAACAGCAGACCACCTGAATATGAGTTCTTCTGGGGCTTGCGCTCCTACCATGAGACTAGCAAGATGAAAGTCCTCAAGTTTGCATGCAAG GTGCAGAAGAAAGACCCCAAGGACTGGGCTTCTCAGTACCGGGAGGCAGTGGAGATGGAAGTCCAAGCTgcagctgtggctgtggctgtggccgaggctgaggccagggctgAGGCAAGGGCCCAAATGGGGATTGGAGAGGAAGCTGTGGCTAGGCCCTGGAACTGGGATGACATGGATATTGACTGCCTAACAAGAGAAGAGTTAGGTGATGATGCTCAGGCCTGGAGCAGATTTTCGTTTGAAATTGAGGGCAGAGCCCAAGAAAATGTGGACTCCAGCACCAACGTCAACTTCAGCAGAGGAGCTAGCACCAGGGCTAGGTTCAGTGATGGTGCTAGTATTAGCCTCAGTGGTGCACCCAGCCCCAATGGTGCCTTTGGTAGTGGAGCTGGCATTACCTTCAGTGGTGTACCCAGTACCAGTACCAGCTTCAGTAGTGCAGCCAGCATTAGCTTTGGTGGCACGCCCACTACCAGTGCCAGTTTTAGCAGTGCAGCCAGCATTAGCTTTGGTGGAACAGCCAGCACTAGCCCCAGCTTTAGCAGTACAGCCTGTATTAGCTTTGGTGGTGCACCCACCACCAGCTCTAGTTTTAGCAGTCAAGCCGGCATTAGCTTTGGTGGCACACCTTGTACCAGTGCCAGCTTTAGTGATGGAACCAGCTCTAGTTTCAGTGGTCCACTCAACACCAGTGCCACTTTCAGTGGTGGAGCCGGCTCTGGCTTTGGAGGCACACTCAGCGCCACTGCTGGCTTTAGTGGTGCACTCAGCACCAGCACCAGCTTCGGCAGTGTGCCCACCACAGGCACCGTTTTCAGTGGTACACTTAGCACCAGCACTGGTTTGGGAGGTACACTCAGCACCAGTGTCTGCTTTGGTGGCTCTCCCAGCTCTGGTGCCAGCTTTGGAGGTACATTTAGTACCAGTATCTGTTTTGGTGGCTCCCCCAACA ACACTGGTTTTGGTGGTACACTCAGCACCAGTGTCTCCCTCTGTGGCTCTCCCAACACCAGTGCCAACTTTGGTGGTACACTAAGCACCAGCGTCTGCTTTGGTGGCTCTCCCAGTACCAGTACTGACTTTGGCGGAGTGCTCAACACCAGTGCTGGCTTTGGTGGAGGGCTCAATACCAGTGCTGGCTTTGGTAGTGCTGTCTTCACCAGCACTGACTTTGGCAGTACACTAAGCACCAGTGTCTGCTTTGGTGACTCTCCCAGCACCAGTG AGCTTGGCAGCACACTCAATACCAGTGCCAGTTTTGGCGGTGCTGTCAGCACCAGTGCTGGCTTCAGTGTTGCACCCAGCACTAACCCTGGCTTTGGCAGTGCATTCAGAACCAGTGCTGGCTTCAGTGGGGCACTTAGTACCACTACTGACTTTGGTGGTACTCCTAGTAACAATATGGGTTTTGGTGGCGCTCCTAGCACGAGCATCAGCTTTGGTGATGCTCCCAGCACCAATGTCAGCTTTGGTGGTGCTCACAGCTTTGGTGGTGCTCACAGCACCAGCTTCTGTTTTGGTGGAGCTCCCAGCACTAGCCTCTGCTTTGGCAGTGCATCTAACACCAACCTATGCTTTGATGGCCCTCCTAGCACCAGTGCCTGCTTTAGTGGTGCTACCAGTGCCAGTTTGGGTGATGGACCCAGCACCAGTGCCGGTTTCAACTTTGGCAGTGCGTTAAGCACCAGTGCTGGATTTGGTGGTGGACTGAGCACCAGCACCGGCTTCGGTGGTGGAGTAGGCACCAGCTCTGGCTTTGGTGGTGGACTAGGTACCAGTGCTGGCTTTAGTGGTGGACTGGTCACCAGCGATGGCTTTGGCAGTGGGCCTAATGCCGGCTTCAACAGAGGACTGAGTACCATCGTTGGCTTTGGCAGTGATTCCAACACCAGCAATGGCTTTACTGGAGAACCCAGCACCAGCGCCGGTTTCAGTAGTGGACCCAGTTCTATTGTTGGCATCAGCGGTGGACCAAGCGCTGGCGCTGGCTTCTGCAGTGGACCAAGCACCAGTGGCTTCGGCAGTGGACTGAACACTGGAGCTGGCTTCAGCAGTGGACCGAGCACTGGTGCTGGCTTTGGTGGTGGAGCCACCAGCCTTCGTGCCTGTGGCTTCTCCTATGGCTAG